In one Lolium rigidum isolate FL_2022 chromosome 3, APGP_CSIRO_Lrig_0.1, whole genome shotgun sequence genomic region, the following are encoded:
- the LOC124699982 gene encoding uncharacterized protein LOC124699982, which produces MFGNKSRIIMWIGGKMASLSSIVPSQSSTSRGLPQQGHHQLPLPRQESQTWLGRIAESRRGCCNCRHPFPAAFDGLCAHPLLRRSPTPSLPDPAWETWGSRQSGVCELRIRDPWLRRHGDP; this is translated from the exons ATGTTTGGAAACAAATCTAGAATAATTATGTGGATCGGTGGTAAGATGGCGTCGTTGTCTTCCATCGTGCCATCACAAAGCTCAACCTCACG CGGATTGCCACAGCAAGGACACCATCAACTTCCGCTGCCTCGACAAGAATCTCAGACAT ggctcGGGAGAATTGCTGAATCACGGCGAGGCTGCTGCAACTGCCGCCACCCGTTCCCCGCTGCCTTCGATGGTCTCTGCGCACaccccctcctccgccgctccCCCACGCCGTCCCTCCCCGATCCGGCCTGGGAAACCTGGGGATCCAGACAATCAGGTGTTTGCGAGCTGCGGATCAGGGACCCATGGCTCAGGCGACATGGGGATCCGTGA